A genomic window from Nocardioides sp. BP30 includes:
- a CDS encoding helix-turn-helix domain-containing protein codes for MVEVRRNTRLATVVAVSALLLGVGFATRGGGSVLVGALLLLLGLAHAWLAWDARTPLAVVDEQGVRMRLGRTWRGLPWSEIDEVEHQPRPAGARRWWSDGRLTVLPVDNAAQLDGLSGIALRLGRIAERMYGVPFAVPLGLGTTVSGADEGLTEALLALAPVEVEVVEIDPALATADVTDVTDVTDESRAIDLTDTAERPAVAAHEAAYAAGDEGGLEGGLDRGTTAEPTVAVLRPSVTPSPLREPTVAVRSDVVGSGSLAPLDAAAPVAEVARFAQPADESETQVVFDDLVDSGIIPAADPVIGPKLAAARDRVGLSVDQLAERTRIRPHVIESIEVDDFAPCGGDFYARGHLRTLARVLGVDSAPLLAEYDATYAHAPVDPRAVFEAELASSHGGGLRPMRGGPNWSVLVAAVMGVVLIWSVARLVMAGSPASPAPQISLDSGSAGTTNPYGKSAAPVPVVLTAAGGGAQVVVRDSSGTVVFTGDLAFGQTKSLKASPPVRVQTSDGSLAVSVKGSKPAAIGATGKSAQKTYTAD; via the coding sequence ATGGTCGAGGTACGACGCAACACCCGGCTCGCGACGGTGGTCGCGGTGTCCGCGCTGCTGCTCGGGGTCGGCTTCGCGACGCGCGGCGGGGGATCGGTCCTCGTGGGCGCGCTGCTGCTCCTGCTCGGACTGGCGCACGCCTGGCTCGCCTGGGACGCTCGCACGCCGCTCGCGGTCGTGGACGAGCAGGGCGTCCGGATGCGGCTCGGCCGTACCTGGCGCGGGCTGCCGTGGAGCGAGATCGACGAGGTCGAGCACCAGCCGCGTCCCGCCGGTGCTCGGCGCTGGTGGAGCGACGGACGGCTCACCGTCCTACCGGTCGACAACGCCGCCCAGCTGGACGGCCTGTCCGGCATCGCGCTGCGGCTGGGTCGGATCGCGGAGCGGATGTACGGCGTGCCGTTCGCCGTACCGCTCGGGCTCGGGACGACCGTCTCCGGTGCCGACGAGGGGCTGACCGAGGCGCTGCTCGCGCTGGCGCCGGTCGAGGTGGAGGTGGTCGAGATCGATCCGGCCCTGGCCACCGCCGACGTCACCGACGTCACCGACGTCACCGACGAGTCTCGGGCGATCGACCTGACCGACACCGCCGAGCGGCCCGCCGTGGCTGCGCACGAGGCTGCGTACGCGGCCGGTGACGAGGGCGGCCTGGAGGGTGGCCTCGACCGCGGGACGACGGCGGAGCCGACAGTGGCCGTGCTCCGTCCCAGCGTGACGCCGAGTCCGCTGCGCGAGCCGACCGTGGCGGTGCGCAGCGATGTGGTCGGCAGCGGTTCGCTCGCCCCCCTCGACGCCGCGGCCCCGGTCGCCGAGGTGGCACGGTTCGCCCAGCCAGCCGACGAGTCCGAGACCCAGGTGGTCTTCGACGATCTGGTCGACTCCGGGATCATCCCGGCCGCCGATCCGGTCATCGGCCCGAAGCTCGCCGCTGCCCGCGATCGGGTCGGCCTGAGCGTCGACCAGCTCGCCGAGCGCACCCGGATCCGCCCGCACGTCATCGAGTCGATCGAGGTCGACGACTTCGCCCCCTGCGGTGGCGACTTCTACGCCCGCGGGCACCTGCGCACGCTCGCCCGCGTTCTGGGCGTGGACTCGGCTCCGCTGCTCGCCGAGTACGACGCGACGTACGCGCACGCACCCGTCGACCCGCGAGCAGTCTTCGAGGCCGAGCTGGCCAGCAGCCACGGCGGTGGCCTGCGGCCGATGCGGGGCGGCCCGAACTGGTCGGTGCTGGTCGCCGCGGTGATGGGCGTCGTCCTGATCTGGTCCGTCGCCCGCCTGGTGATGGCCGGCTCGCCGGCCTCGCCCGCCCCGCAGATCAGTCTGGACAGCGGCTCCGCGGGCACCACCAACCCCTACGGCAAGTCCGCCGCGCCGGTGCCGGTGGTGCTGACAGCGGCCGGCGGGGGAGCGCAGGTGGTCGTCCGGGACAGCTCCGGCACCGTCGTCTTCACCGGCGACCTGGCGTTCGGTCAGACCAAGTCGCTGAAGGCCTCACCGCCGGTGCGGGTGCAGACCTCCGACGGCTCGCTCGCGGTCTCGGTCAAGGGCAGCAAGCCTGCGGCGATCGGGGCGACCGGGAAGTCGGCGCAGAAGACCTACACCGCCGACTGA